Proteins encoded by one window of Manihot esculenta cultivar AM560-2 chromosome 10, M.esculenta_v8, whole genome shotgun sequence:
- the LOC110625194 gene encoding uncharacterized protein LOC110625194 codes for MKKLCPNFDREDGLDTVLEVPIPEEMFASNKNRSWQNFKAWMRPHTDHRSLSNIFGGRNSEIQLLLGLVGAPLIPLPICSDHQFINHNIKDQPIEASIAKYIVQEYVAAVGGEKALNCVESMYAMGKVKMGASEFCAGEGSLNSKVVKVKDLMNGGGEIGGFVLWQKRPEFWCLELVVSGCKISAGSDGKVAWRQTPWHHSHASRGPPRPLRRFLQGLDPKSTANLFSNSICIGEKAIDDEGCFVLKLEAAPSSLRARSTGNVELMKHTVWGYFSQRTGLLVQLEDSHILRIKASGRNETIYWETTMESKITDYRTIDGINIAHGGRTSVSLARFGENSESKSKTRMEEIWAIEEVDFNIKGLSIDCFLPPSDLKKVEEEGYGVLNCNNEKLPLQIRSASTRIHASKVVHVYVDDLENSIEDDDEEDH; via the exons aTGAAGAAACTTTGTCCAAATTTTGATCGAGAAGATGGGTTGGACACAGTCCTTGAAGTTCCAATCCCAGAAGAGATGTTTGCTTCAAACAAGAATAGGTCATGGCAGAACTTCAAAGCTTGGATGAGACCACATACTGATCATAGGTCTCTTTCAAACATATTTGGTGGCAGAAACTCTGAGATCCAACTCTTGCTTGGTCTCGTTGGTGCTCCTTTGATCCCTCTCCCCATCTGCTCTGATCACCAGTTCATCAACCACAACATCAAAGATCAACCTATT GAGGCATCAATAGCAAAATACATAGTGCAAGAATACGTAGCCGCAGTGGGAGGGGAGAAAGCATTGAATTGTGTAGAAAGCATGTATGCAATGGGGAAAGTGAAAATGGGAGCTTCAGAATTCTGTGCAGGAGAAGGGAGCTTGAACAGTAAGGTGGTGAAAGTGAAGGATTTGATGAACGGAGGTGGAGAGATAGGAGGATTTGTTCTTTGGCAAAAAAGGCCTGAGTTTTGGTGCCTGGAGCTAGTTGTTTCAGGCTGCAAGATCAGTGCAGGCAGTGATGGTAAGGTGGCTTGGAGGCAGACTCCATGGCATCATTCCCATGCCTCCAGAGGCCCACCTAGGCCCCTCAGGCGCTTCCTTCAG GGTCTTGATCCCAAATCCACAGCCAACTTATTCTCCAACTCCATTTGCATCGGCGAGAAGGCGATCGACGACGAAGGCTGCTTCGTACTTAAGCTTGAAGCCGCACCTTCATCACTAAGAGCAAGAAGCACAGGCAACGTAGAACTAATGAAGCATACAGTCTGGGGATACTTCAGCCAAAGAACAGGTCTCTTAGTCCAACTAGAAGACTCTCACATTCTAAGAATCAAAGCCTCAGGGAGAAATGAAACCATTTACTGGGAAACCACAATGGAATCTAAAATTACAGATTACAGAACCATTGATGGAATCAACATAGCACATGGTGGTAGAACATCAGTTTCATTGGCTAGGTTTGGTGAGAACTCAGAGAGCAAATCAAAAACaagaatggaagagatttgggcAATAGAAGAAGtggattttaatataaaaggaTTGTCTATAGACTGCTTTTTGCCACCTAGTGACTTGAAGAAAGTCGAAGAAGAAGGTTATGGAGTTCTGAATTGTAATAATGAAAAATTGCCATTGCAGATAAGATCAGCTTCTACTAGGATTCATGCTTCTAAGGTTGTTCATGTTTATGTTGATGACTTAGAAAATAGTATtgaagatgatgatgaggaAGATCATTGA
- the LOC110625070 gene encoding 18.1 kDa class I heat shock protein, translating into MALSLGGRRSNIFDPWSLDIWDPFEGFPLFTGPQTNVPSTQRETAAIATTRVDWRETPESHIFTADLPGLKKEEVKVEIEDGRVLQISGERSREQEDVNDKWHRLERSTGKFLRRFRLPENANMDQIRANMENGVLKVVVPKEAAAKKPDVKSIQISG; encoded by the coding sequence ATGGCACTAAGCCTGGGAGGACGGAGGAGCAATATCTTCGACCCTTGGTCACTAGACATCTGGGATCCATTCGAAGGCTTCCCTCTCTTCACCGGACCTCAGACCAATGTCCCGTCCACCCAGCGGGAAACAGCCGCGATTGCTACCACACGGGTGGACTGGAGAGAAACCCCGGAGTCGCACATATTCACAGCAGACCTTCCTGGGCTGAAGAAAGAGGAGGTGAAAGTGGAGATTGAAGATGGCAGAGTGTTGCAGATAAGCGGAGAAAGGAGCAGAGAGCAAGAGGACGTGAATGATAAGTGGCATCGTTTGGAGAGAAGTACTGGCAAGTTTTTGAGGAGGTTCAGGTTGCCAGAGAATGCAAATATGGATCAAATTAGGGCAAACATGGAGAACGGTGTGCTTAAAGTGGTGGTGCCAAAGGAGGCGGCGGCAAAGAAACCAGACGTGAAGTCTATCCAAATCTCTGGCTAG
- the LOC110625072 gene encoding 17.3 kDa class I heat shock protein has translation MSITAFFGNRRPNAFDPFSLDNWDPFDGFPFPSITSNDRPSTRIDWKETPTAHVFKADVPGLRKEELKVEVEDGKVLQISGERSKEEKSAGDTWHRIERSSGKFSRRFRLPDDAIVQDVKASMESGVLTVTLPKEAEKKNADVRSIQISD, from the coding sequence ATGTCGATCACTGCCTTCTTCGGTAACCGTCGACCCAACGCCTTCGACCCATTTTCACTCGATAACTGGGACCCATTCGACGGATTCCCTTTCCCCTCCATCACCTCCAACGACCGCCCCAGCACACGAATCGATTGGAAGGAAACCCCAACAGCTCACGTTTTCAAGGCCGATGTTCCTGGGCTGCGGAAAGAGGAACTAAAAGTGGAAGTTGAAGACGGAAAGGTTTTGCAGATTAGTGGAGAGAGAAGCAAGGAGGAGAAGTCAGCCGGGGACACGTGGCACCGAATTGAGAGGAGCAGCGGAAAGTTCTCGCGGAGATTCAGGTTGCCAGACGATGCTATAGTCCAGGATGTGAAAGCGAGCATGGAAAGTGGAGTGCTCACTGTGACTCTGCCTAAAGAGGCAGAGAAGAAGAATGCTGATGTGAGGTCTATTCAGATCTCTGATTGA